Within Flagellimonas maritima, the genomic segment TTTTATAAGACCCTCCCCTTCCGGACAATCATTGGGAGGGGTTGCAAGAAAGACACGGGAAAGCATCATTCTTTGTGAAGCAGCTGGTTTTGATGTGATATTGGTCGAAACCGTTGGTGTTGGACAAAGTGAAACCGTAGTACACAGTATGGTGGATTTTTTCTTATTGTTAAAATTATCAGGTGCGGGGGACGAGCTACAGGGCATTAAACGGGGTATTATGGAGATGGCGGATGCAATCGCCATCAATAAGGCGGATGGTGACAATTTGAAAAAGGCAAAATTGGCAGAAACCGAATTTACAAGAGCACTCCATCTCTACCCACCTAAAGAAAATGGGTGGATTCCCAAGGTGTTGAGTTGTTCAGCTATTGAAAACAAAGGAATCATTGAAATTTGGGAGATGATTATCGATTTTATACTACAGAACCAAGAAAACGGCCATTTCAAAAAAAAGCGAAAAATCCAGAACAAAAATTGGTTCCTTCAAACTATAGACGAACAGTTAAAAATGTTTTTTCATCAAAAAGAGTCCTTTAAAAAAGCTAAGGAAAAGATGATAAAAGCAGTGGAAGAAAACAAAGTATCCCCATTTTACGCCGCGAAATCCCTAATGGACGACATCATTAAAGAACTTAAATAAAAAAGGTAAATTTGCCCAGATTATAAGCCAATACATGAGCACTGTCACCGACGCACTACTTTCCATAG encodes:
- the meaB gene encoding methylmalonyl Co-A mutase-associated GTPase MeaB, translating into MAKNKVIPVTTISKIKELRKKHISEDLLIKGIFNGDKAILAKAITLLESSKPEHYEKSNTIIEQALSKPNKSIRIGITGVPGVGKSSFIEVLGKTLTKMGKKVAVLAVDPTSTLSKGSILGDKTRMESLAKDPNAFIRPSPSGQSLGGVARKTRESIILCEAAGFDVILVETVGVGQSETVVHSMVDFFLLLKLSGAGDELQGIKRGIMEMADAIAINKADGDNLKKAKLAETEFTRALHLYPPKENGWIPKVLSCSAIENKGIIEIWEMIIDFILQNQENGHFKKKRKIQNKNWFLQTIDEQLKMFFHQKESFKKAKEKMIKAVEENKVSPFYAAKSLMDDIIKELK